From one Onychomys torridus chromosome 12, mOncTor1.1, whole genome shotgun sequence genomic stretch:
- the Cd200r1 gene encoding cell surface glycoprotein CD200 receptor 1 isoform X1, whose product MSCFGRTSDLAVLLIWGVFEAASSCMNGNQMAQNGSWPLPEVSTPVSVQMGTKALLCCPAILVTKALLITWEIAPRDQPPCRISYRAETRETNETNCTDRRITWASTPDQSPNLQINAVALDHDGNYSCVMAGPSGNFQVKYDLQVLVPPEVALSRGKNRTAVCEATAGKPAAQIFWTPDGHHVTKNEPHSNGTVTVRSTYYWEQNNVSSVFCFVSHSTGNQTLSVQLNRGRGRELGSYIPYIIPSIIIIIILIIIGCIWLLKISGFRKCKWTRPETSSVVEEDDMQPYASYTEKSNPLYDTVTKVEAGSMPQREVNGTDWLALSATGI is encoded by the exons CGTCAAGTTGTATGAATGGGAATCAAATGGCACAGAACGGTTCATGGCCTTTGCCAGAAG tcaGCACTCCAGTGTCTGTACAGATGGGTACAAAGGCTTTGCTGTGTTGCCCTGCTATTCTAGTGACGAAAGCATTATTAATAACATGGGAAATAGCCCCAAGAGACCAACCTCCTTGCAGAATATCCTACAGAGCAGAAACTAGGGAGACCAATGAAACCAACTGTACAGACAGGAGAATCACCTGGGCCTCCACACCTGACCAGAGTCCTAACCTTCAGATCAATGCAGTGGCCCTCGATCATGATGGCAATTACTCTTGTGTTATGGCAGGACCTAGTGGGAATTTCCAAGTGAAATATGACCTCCAAGTTCTAG TCCCCCCTGAAGTAGCCCTGTCTCGAGGGAAAAATAGAACTGCAGTTTGTGAGGCGACTGCAGGCAAGCCGGCTGCTCAGATTTTCTGGACTCCAGATGGGCATCATGTCACTAAGAATGAACCGCACAGCAATGGCACCGTGACTGTCAGGAGCACATACTACTGGGAGCAGAACAATGTGTCCAGTGTGTTCTGCTTTGTCTCCCATTCGACTGGCAACCAGACTCTGTCCGTACAACTGAACAGAGGTC GTGGCAGAGAATTAGGATCTTATATTCCATACATCATCccaagtattattattattattattttgatcatCATAGGATgcatttggcttttgaaaatcaGTGGCTTCAG aaaatgtAAATGGACAAGACCAGAAACTTCTTCAGTTGTTGAAGAG GATGATATGCAGCCTTACGCAAGCTATACGGAGAAGAGCAATCCACTCTATGATACTGTGACCAAGGTGGAGGCAGGCTCGATGCCACAAAGAGAAGTCAATGGCACGGACTGGCTTGCTTTATCAGCCACTGGAATCTAG
- the Cd200r1 gene encoding cell surface glycoprotein CD200 receptor 1 isoform X3 encodes MSCFGRTSDLAVLLIWGVFEAASSCMNGNQMAQNGSWPLPEVSTPVSVQMGTKALLCCPAILVTKALLITWEIAPRDQPPCRISYRAETRETNETNCTDRRITWASTPDQSPNLQINAVALDHDGNYSCVMAGPSGNFQVKYDLQVLVPPEVALSRGKNRTAVCEATAGKPAAQIFWTPDGHHVTKNEPHSNGTVTVRSTYYWEQNNVSSVFCFVSHSTGNQTLSVQLNRGQNVNGQDQKLLQLLKRMICSLTQAIRRRAIHSMIL; translated from the exons CGTCAAGTTGTATGAATGGGAATCAAATGGCACAGAACGGTTCATGGCCTTTGCCAGAAG tcaGCACTCCAGTGTCTGTACAGATGGGTACAAAGGCTTTGCTGTGTTGCCCTGCTATTCTAGTGACGAAAGCATTATTAATAACATGGGAAATAGCCCCAAGAGACCAACCTCCTTGCAGAATATCCTACAGAGCAGAAACTAGGGAGACCAATGAAACCAACTGTACAGACAGGAGAATCACCTGGGCCTCCACACCTGACCAGAGTCCTAACCTTCAGATCAATGCAGTGGCCCTCGATCATGATGGCAATTACTCTTGTGTTATGGCAGGACCTAGTGGGAATTTCCAAGTGAAATATGACCTCCAAGTTCTAG TCCCCCCTGAAGTAGCCCTGTCTCGAGGGAAAAATAGAACTGCAGTTTGTGAGGCGACTGCAGGCAAGCCGGCTGCTCAGATTTTCTGGACTCCAGATGGGCATCATGTCACTAAGAATGAACCGCACAGCAATGGCACCGTGACTGTCAGGAGCACATACTACTGGGAGCAGAACAATGTGTCCAGTGTGTTCTGCTTTGTCTCCCATTCGACTGGCAACCAGACTCTGTCCGTACAACTGAACAGAGGTC aaaatgtAAATGGACAAGACCAGAAACTTCTTCAGTTGTTGAAGAG GATGATATGCAGCCTTACGCAAGCTATACGGAGAAGAGCAATCCACTCTATGATACTGTGA
- the Cd200r1 gene encoding cell surface glycoprotein CD200 receptor 1 isoform X2 has translation MSCFGRTSDLAVLLIWGVFEAASSCMNGNQMAQNGSWPLPEVSTPVSVQMGTKALLCCPAILVTKALLITWEIAPRDQPPCRISYRAETRETNETNCTDRRITWASTPDQSPNLQINAVALDHDGNYSCVMAGPSGNFQVKYDLQVLVPPEVALSRGKNRTAVCEATAGKPAAQIFWTPDGHHVTKNEPHSNGTVTVRSTYYWEQNNVSSVFCFVSHSTGNQTLSVQLNRGGRELGSYIPYIIPSIIIIIILIIIGCIWLLKISGFRKCKWTRPETSSVVEEDDMQPYASYTEKSNPLYDTVTKVEAGSMPQREVNGTDWLALSATGI, from the exons CGTCAAGTTGTATGAATGGGAATCAAATGGCACAGAACGGTTCATGGCCTTTGCCAGAAG tcaGCACTCCAGTGTCTGTACAGATGGGTACAAAGGCTTTGCTGTGTTGCCCTGCTATTCTAGTGACGAAAGCATTATTAATAACATGGGAAATAGCCCCAAGAGACCAACCTCCTTGCAGAATATCCTACAGAGCAGAAACTAGGGAGACCAATGAAACCAACTGTACAGACAGGAGAATCACCTGGGCCTCCACACCTGACCAGAGTCCTAACCTTCAGATCAATGCAGTGGCCCTCGATCATGATGGCAATTACTCTTGTGTTATGGCAGGACCTAGTGGGAATTTCCAAGTGAAATATGACCTCCAAGTTCTAG TCCCCCCTGAAGTAGCCCTGTCTCGAGGGAAAAATAGAACTGCAGTTTGTGAGGCGACTGCAGGCAAGCCGGCTGCTCAGATTTTCTGGACTCCAGATGGGCATCATGTCACTAAGAATGAACCGCACAGCAATGGCACCGTGACTGTCAGGAGCACATACTACTGGGAGCAGAACAATGTGTCCAGTGTGTTCTGCTTTGTCTCCCATTCGACTGGCAACCAGACTCTGTCCGTACAACTGAACAGAG GTGGCAGAGAATTAGGATCTTATATTCCATACATCATCccaagtattattattattattattttgatcatCATAGGATgcatttggcttttgaaaatcaGTGGCTTCAG aaaatgtAAATGGACAAGACCAGAAACTTCTTCAGTTGTTGAAGAG GATGATATGCAGCCTTACGCAAGCTATACGGAGAAGAGCAATCCACTCTATGATACTGTGACCAAGGTGGAGGCAGGCTCGATGCCACAAAGAGAAGTCAATGGCACGGACTGGCTTGCTTTATCAGCCACTGGAATCTAG